A stretch of Myxococcus hansupus DNA encodes these proteins:
- a CDS encoding RNA polymerase sigma factor gives MSIDVEAYYRRYGPQVLRRCRFLLRDEEKAVDAMHDVFVQLLRYQGALKDAAPSSLLHRIATTVCLNKLRGAKRRPEDREDELVLQIAAAEDTEARTAARGLLDRLFGRVPASSQDIAVLHLVDGMTLEETAREVGLSVSGVRKRLRALSAVLQELELEAA, from the coding sequence GTGTCAATCGATGTGGAGGCCTACTACCGGCGTTACGGCCCCCAGGTGCTCCGGCGCTGCCGTTTCCTCCTGCGTGACGAGGAGAAGGCCGTGGACGCCATGCACGACGTGTTCGTCCAGTTGCTCCGCTACCAGGGCGCGCTGAAGGACGCCGCGCCCTCCAGCTTGTTGCACCGAATCGCCACCACCGTGTGTCTCAACAAGTTGCGGGGGGCGAAGCGGCGCCCGGAGGATCGGGAGGACGAACTGGTGCTGCAGATTGCCGCGGCCGAGGACACGGAGGCGCGCACCGCCGCGCGGGGGCTGCTCGATCGCCTCTTCGGCCGGGTGCCCGCGTCCAGTCAGGACATCGCCGTGCTGCACCTGGTGGATGGAATGACGCTGGAGGAGACGGCCCGCGAGGTGGGCCTGTCCGTGTCCGGCGTGCGCAAGCGTCTGCGCGCGCTGTCCGCAGTGTTGCAAGAGCTGGAGCTGGAGGCCGCATGA
- a CDS encoding cobalamin B12-binding domain-containing protein: protein MLTSHDSALTGLLNAYLSAQLAGNRREALRLLVDEGLLQGIPIQTLHLEVIQPAQYEIGRMWQENLISVAQEHLATAVSQLALAHLYRHLPRDAFNGKVVLVSCVQGELHEVGARMASDFLEMAGFDVRFLGANVPPEHLARMVNEIQPDLVALSVTMSYHLPALREAVAHVRKTRPNVPIAVGGLAFRWAPGLETELGVNFFGKDAREFVASACRVLGV from the coding sequence GTGCTGACCTCTCACGACTCCGCCCTGACCGGACTGCTGAACGCGTACCTGTCCGCGCAGCTCGCCGGCAACCGGCGGGAGGCGCTGCGGCTGCTCGTGGACGAGGGACTCCTCCAGGGCATCCCCATCCAGACGCTGCACCTGGAGGTGATTCAGCCCGCCCAATACGAGATTGGCCGGATGTGGCAGGAGAACCTCATCTCCGTGGCGCAGGAGCACCTGGCCACCGCCGTCTCGCAGCTCGCGCTGGCGCACCTGTATCGGCACCTGCCTCGGGACGCCTTCAACGGCAAGGTGGTGCTCGTCTCCTGCGTGCAGGGGGAGTTGCACGAGGTGGGCGCGCGCATGGCCAGCGACTTCCTGGAGATGGCGGGCTTCGACGTGCGCTTCCTCGGCGCCAACGTCCCGCCGGAGCACCTGGCCCGCATGGTGAACGAGATTCAACCCGACCTCGTCGCCCTTTCCGTGACGATGTCGTATCACCTCCCCGCGCTCCGGGAGGCCGTGGCGCACGTGCGCAAGACACGCCCCAACGTCCCCATCGCCGTGGGAGGACTGGCCTTCCGCTGGGCCCCCGGGCTGGAGACGGAGCTGGGCGTGAACTTCTTCGGCAAGGACGCGCGGGAATTCGTCGCGTCCGCCTGCCGGGTCCTGGGAGTCTGA
- a CDS encoding hybrid sensor histidine kinase/response regulator: MRHSASPEPQFFDDLSREVALVCDAGGTLTWVDPRARNLLAAEPGQTLRALAAQGTEEKVDRLLVQARDEKVEGWELILCRDQMPATFAFRARPHEGGVLMVGSLVPEDYGVALERVSTTLSELSMLHRETERQQRELKRRADELARLNSELEESNRGVRSLHAALDEKAESLQLAAEIKSRVVANVSHEFRTPLHSILGLSKVLLNPINGPLSGEQEKQVQFIRNSAEALFELVNDLLDLSKMEAGKTTLRHSRFVVRDALSALRGMMKPLLPPGSPVELRLVEPAEPLEMETDESRLSQVLRNLVSNALKFTESGHVSVSAEPGPRDTVVFTVQDTGIGIAPEHHERIFEEFSQVESHLQRKAKGTGLGLPLARRLTELLGGTLSVKSTLGQGATFTITIPRVHVEIAEMTGLTERSEHLDPSRAPVLVLEDDRQTLFLYEKYLARSGFQVLPVRSTDEARRVLERVRPAAMVLDVMLEGETSWSFLADMKNNESTRDIPILVVTVTDREQKARALGADEFWLKPVDEIQLQRKLQAMARTGPVERILIIDDDDVHRYLLKQLLKDMPYSLLEAAGGKDGVRLAREKSPHLIFLDFVLPDITAFDVLDELKADPRTRDVPVILHTSHELKEDERTRLAKETAAILSKHTLSREVAITRIRDALSKAGLGANAMMEGSRRG, encoded by the coding sequence ATGAGGCATTCCGCCTCTCCGGAGCCGCAGTTTTTCGACGACCTCAGCCGAGAGGTCGCCCTGGTCTGCGACGCGGGGGGTACGCTGACGTGGGTAGACCCCCGCGCTCGCAACCTCCTCGCCGCCGAGCCTGGACAGACGCTGCGCGCCCTGGCCGCACAAGGCACCGAGGAGAAGGTGGACCGGCTGCTGGTCCAGGCCCGCGACGAGAAGGTGGAGGGTTGGGAGCTCATCCTCTGCCGCGACCAGATGCCCGCCACCTTCGCCTTCCGCGCCCGCCCGCATGAGGGCGGCGTGTTGATGGTGGGCAGCCTGGTGCCGGAGGACTACGGCGTCGCGCTCGAGCGGGTGAGCACCACCCTGAGCGAGCTGTCCATGCTCCACCGGGAGACGGAGCGCCAGCAGCGCGAGCTCAAGCGCCGCGCGGACGAACTGGCGCGGCTCAACTCCGAGCTGGAGGAGTCCAACCGCGGCGTGCGCAGCCTCCACGCCGCCCTGGACGAGAAGGCGGAGAGCCTCCAGCTCGCCGCTGAAATCAAGAGCCGCGTGGTGGCCAACGTCAGTCACGAGTTCCGCACGCCGCTGCACTCCATCCTCGGTCTGTCGAAGGTGCTGCTCAATCCCATCAACGGCCCCTTGAGCGGCGAGCAGGAGAAGCAGGTCCAGTTCATCCGCAACTCGGCGGAGGCCCTCTTCGAGCTGGTGAACGACCTGCTGGACCTCTCCAAGATGGAGGCCGGCAAGACGACGCTGCGCCACAGCCGCTTCGTGGTGCGCGACGCGCTCAGCGCGCTGCGCGGCATGATGAAGCCGCTGCTGCCGCCCGGCTCGCCCGTGGAGCTGCGCCTGGTGGAGCCCGCCGAGCCCCTGGAGATGGAGACGGACGAGTCCCGCCTCAGCCAGGTGCTGCGCAACCTGGTGTCCAACGCGCTGAAGTTCACGGAGAGCGGCCACGTCAGCGTCTCCGCGGAGCCCGGTCCCCGCGACACCGTGGTCTTCACCGTCCAGGACACGGGCATTGGCATCGCGCCGGAGCACCACGAGCGCATCTTCGAGGAGTTCTCCCAGGTGGAGAGCCACCTGCAGCGCAAGGCGAAGGGCACCGGCCTGGGCCTGCCCCTGGCGCGCCGGCTGACGGAGCTGCTGGGCGGCACCCTCTCCGTGAAGAGCACCCTGGGCCAGGGCGCCACCTTCACCATCACCATCCCGCGCGTCCACGTGGAGATCGCGGAGATGACGGGCCTGACGGAGCGCAGCGAGCATCTGGACCCCAGCCGCGCGCCGGTGCTGGTGCTCGAGGACGACCGTCAGACGCTCTTCCTCTACGAGAAATACCTGGCCCGCTCCGGCTTCCAGGTGCTGCCGGTGCGCAGCACGGACGAAGCCCGGCGGGTGCTGGAGCGCGTGCGGCCCGCCGCCATGGTGCTGGACGTCATGTTGGAGGGGGAGACGAGCTGGAGCTTCCTCGCCGACATGAAGAACAACGAGTCCACCCGCGACATCCCCATCCTCGTCGTCACGGTGACGGACCGCGAGCAGAAGGCCCGCGCGCTGGGCGCCGACGAGTTCTGGCTCAAGCCGGTGGATGAAATCCAGCTTCAACGCAAGCTGCAGGCCATGGCCCGCACGGGGCCGGTGGAGCGCATCCTCATCATCGACGACGATGACGTGCACCGCTACCTGCTCAAGCAGCTCCTCAAGGACATGCCCTACTCGCTGCTGGAGGCCGCCGGTGGCAAGGACGGCGTCCGGCTGGCCCGCGAGAAGTCGCCGCACCTCATCTTCCTGGACTTCGTGTTGCCGGACATCACCGCCTTCGACGTGCTCGACGAGCTGAAGGCGGACCCCCGCACGCGCGACGTACCCGTCATCCTCCACACCTCGCACGAGTTGAAAGAGGACGAGCGCACCCGCCTGGCGAAGGAGACCGCCGCCATCCTTTCCAAACACACCCTGAGCCGCGAGGTGGCGATTACGCGCATCCGGGACGCCCTGTCCAAGGCGGGCCTCGGCGCGAACGCCATGATGGAAGGGAGCCGCCGTGGTTGA